The DNA window CGCGTTCACACTCGACAGGACCATCACCCACGCGACGCCGGCGGGCAGCAGAACCACCACCACGGCAGCCTCCGACGGCACCGCCACCAGCAGCAACAGCACGATGGTGAACGTGACGCCGGCGATCAGCAGCAGCCGGTTCAGTGACCACCGCGCCCGCAGCCGGGGCAGCAGCAACGCCCCGAACACCGCACCGATGCCGACGGCGGCGAGCAGCACGCCGTACCCGCCCGAGCCGAGACCGAGACGCCGGCTGGCGACCAGCGGCAGCAGTGCCCAGAGCGCGCTCCCGGGGATCAGAAACAGTCCGGCGCGCAGCAGGATGCGCCGCACGACGGGGGAGTGGCGGACGTACCGGCTGCCGGACCGCACGGCCGCGGCGAACCGTTCCGGGGCGTCGCCGTTGCCCGTCGTCGCCGGCCGCCAGCGGAACAGCACCAGGGCGAACACGGCGAACGAGAGGGTGTTCAGCCCGAAGACCACGCCGGTGCCGGCCCGGGCGATGAGCAGGCCGGCGATGGCCGGTCCGACGGCGCGGGCCAGGTTCATGCTGATCGCGCCGAGCGCGGACGCCTGCGGGAGCTGCGGGCGTGGCACCAGCTCGGGGATGACCGACTGCCAGGTCGGCGCGGTCACCGCCTGCCCTGCGCCGAGCACGAACGTGAGGGTGAGCAACAGCTCCGGCGGCATGTGATCGGTAACGGTCAGGGCGGTGAGCAGCACACCCACGGCGGTGAGGAACATCTGCACCCCGAGCAGCAGCCGCCGCCGGTCGAACGTGTCGGCGAGCGCCCCGGCCGGCAGCGCGAGCAGCACGATCGGGAGGGTGCTGGCGGTCTGCACCACCGCGACGAGGGTGTCACTTCCGGACTCCTCGACGAGCAGCCACTGGGCGCCGACGGTCTGCATCCAGGTGCCGATGTTGCTCGCCAGCAGCGCAAGCCACAGGCTCCGGAAGGCTGTCACACGCAGCGGCGCCCATGCCGTTTCGGTCGTCACTCCCCATGGCTACCACCGCTGGGTCACGCTAATCGGCCCGCCTGCGCCTTTTATCGGGTACGCGCGACAACCGCCCACAACCGCACATGAGCCTTCCCGCCCCCTCCGGCCGCGACCACCCATGCCCGCTCACGGCCGCAGCGCGACCGCCGGCTCAGCGGCGGCCTCCGTGGTCGCCACCGCCTCCGTGGTCGCCACCGGCTCCGCACCGGCGGCCTCACGCCGCCGGGCCAGCCAGAGCACCACCACCGCGTAACCCAGGATCATCACGATGTCCGTCGCCGCCATGGCCCATCCCAGGTCGGCAGCCGTCTCGTCGACGGTCAGCTCGCCGTGGGCCGCCGCGACCACGCTGCCGATCAGGTTGTTGCAGACGTGCAGCGCGATGGCGGCCTCCAGCCCACCGGTGCGAACCGTCACCCAGCCCAGCACCACGCCGAAGACGAGCAGGTCGGCGAACCCCCACGGCGTACCCCAGCCGTGCAGCGCCGCGAACACCACCGCCTGCGCCAGGATCGGAACCCACGGGCTGCGCAGCCACGTGCCGATGCCCTGCAGCAGCCAGCCGCGGGTCACGTACTCCTCGGCCGCGGCCTGTATCGGCACCACCGCGACCAGCACGACGAGCCCGGTCAGGAACGGTCCCCAGCCGGCGAACGACGCCTCAGCGGCGACCGGTTCAGCGCCGGGAAGCGAAGTGGGCAACGAGGTGATGACGGCGACCAGCAGGACCCCGACGGCCGCCACCCCGAGACAGATCAGCAGCCATTGGACCCGCAGCCGCCCCGCGACCGAGGAGAGCGTGCCGGCCGGCCGGCGCTGGATCCACCGGGCCGCCAGCAGCGTCACGGGCAGGAAGGCGGCGATCGCCAGGAAGAGCATGGCCAGATCGATGAGCGGCCCGAAGCTGGGGTAGCCGTCGGCCCCCTCCGGCCGCCCCGCGATCGCAGCCGCGAGCGTGACCACCAGGAACCCGCCGATCCCGAGCACCGTCCCGGTGACGACGATGAACAGGGTGCCGAGCAGCGTGCGCCACCAGGCGGCCGGCCGGGCCAGGTGATGATAGGAAGTCATGGCCGACATCCTGTCCGGCGGGGACCTCCCCGGACATCCGGCCGGGGTCGGAAACCGGCCCCTAACCATGGATAGAGATATGGCCTCTACTGTGAGGCCACCATGTTCATCCTGCCCGCCCTGCTCGCCGCCGCCCAGCTCCTCCTCTGGCCGATCCTGCCGCTGGTCCGGGACGCCGGCGACGTCGCGGCCGGCACCGGCGTCGCGCCGGGCGCCGCGGTCGTGGTCGTCCTCGCGACACTCGCCGCCGCCGCCGGCCTCACCCAGCGCCGCCGCCGTCCGGTGCACGCCCTCGTCGTCGTGGCCGCCGCGATCACCGCCGCCACCCTCGCGGTGCCGGCCGGCCAGTACGTTCTGGTGCCCGGCGACGCGATCCTGGTCCTGGCCCTCACCGACCTGGTGGCGCTCTACTCGGTGGCCGTGCACCGCCCGGCGCGGACCGTGCTCGTGCCCCTCGGCGGCGTGGTGCTCTGGCAGACGGCGCTGACCACCGTCACCGACGGATTCGCGGTGACCGACGTGGTGCTGCTCACGGCCGTCTACGTGGTCGCCGCCGCGCTCGGCCGGGCCCGCGCCCGGTGGAACGCCGAGCGTGCCGCCGCCGCCCGCCGTCTCGAGGCGGCCCGTAAGGCGCACGCCGAGGCCGCCGACGCGGAACGTCGCCGTCTCGCCCGGGAGCTGCACGACGTGACCGCCCATCACCTGACATCCGTGGTGGTCAACGCGCAGGCCGCGCAGCTGCTCGGCGACAGCCGCCCGGAGCTGCGGGCCGAGGCGCTCGCCTTCGCCGCGCGCACCGGGCGGGACACCCTGGCCGCGCTGCGCCGGCTGGTCGCGATCATGCCGCTGGACGAGCCGCGCGCCGAGGAGGTCCCGTCGCTGGCGGCGCTCGCTGAGGACTTCGGCACGCTCGGCCAGCGGGTCACCCTCAGCCTCCCGGACGGTGAGCCGGCTCCGGCGATCGCCGAGGCGATCCACGGCATCGCGCGCGAGGCGCTCACCAACACCCTGCGATATGCGCCGGGCGGTGCGGTCACGCTTCTTTTCCGGTACGGGGTGAGCGGCGCGGAACTGGTCGTCGAGGATCACGGCGGGGACCCGGGAACGGCCGCGGCGACCGGGCTCGGCGGCGGCCGGGGCGTCACCGGCATGCGGGAACGGGCAGGCGCCCTCGGTGGGACGGTGGAGGCCGGTCCCCGTACCCAGGGAGGTTGGGTTGTGCGGGCGCTGGTGCCGCAGACCGCTCCCGGCGGCGCGGGACGCCGTCTGCGCCGGTGGGCGGGGAGTCGCGCGGTGCTTGACTTCTGCCTGATCCTGCTGGTCCTGGCCCTGCCGCTGGCCGGTCTCGGCTCGGCCGAACTGACCACGGCGGCCTGGTGGGCGGTGACCGCCGCGATGATCGTGCACGCGGCGCCGCTCTGGTGGCGGCGGCGGCATCCCTGGCCGGTACTGGCCGTGGTGGCGGCGACCGGCTGGATCGGCCCGCTGCTGTGCCTGACCCGGGTGGCGCCGGCCGACGCGGGCTGGCTGTTCCTGTTCGGCACGCTGTCCGAGCTGGTCGCGGTGCATGCCGCCGGCAGCTTCGCCGGACCGCCGCGCCGCACCTGGCCCGCCCCGCTGGTGACGCTCTCCCCGGCGCTCGCGCTGGCGGCGACCATGGGGTTCGAGCCGGGTACAGCCGGGAGCGTCCCGATGGCGGTGCTGCTCACCGGCGTCTTCACGGTGCTGTTCGGCGTGGTGCTGATCCCGGCGGCGTACGCGTCGTGGTGGGCCGGCGTCACCGCCCGCGCCCGCCGGGACGGCCGCCGCGAGCGTGAGGAGGGCCGGGTGGCGGCCGTGCTGGCCGGCGCCGAGGCCCGGGCCGCAGCCGAGCGGGCCAGGATCGCCGACGGGCTGCGCGCGGAGGTGCTGCGGCACGCCGCCGACCTGCCGGAGGCAGCCGAACGGGGCGACCTCACGGGGGTGCTCGGCGCGGCCCGGCACGCCCTCACCGCGATGCGGTCCCTGCTGGACGGCCTGACCGGCCCGTCCCGCCGCGACGACCAGCCCGCAGCCGGCCACGCCGCCCACCGGCCCGCAGCCGGCCACGCCGCCCACCGGCCCGCAGCCGGCCACGCCGCCCACCGGCCCGCAGCCGGCCACGCCGCCCACCAGCCCGCAGCCGGCCACGCCGGCCGGCAGCCCGATGACGTGGAGGTGCCGTCATTCCGATCCGTGTCCTGATCGTCGACGACCAGCTGATGGTCCGCGCCGGTCTCGCCGCCATCGTCGGCTCGCAACCGGACATGGAGGTGGTGGGGGAGGCCGGTGACGGCGCCGCCGGGGTCGCCCTCGCCGCAGCCCTGTCGCCGGACGTGATCCTGATGGACGTCCGGATGCCCGGCGTGGACGGTCTGACCGCCACCGCGCGCCTGACCGCCGGCCCGAACCCGCCGCGGGTGCTCGTGCTCACCACGTTCCACCAGGACGCCTACGTGTTCCAGGCCCTGCGGGCCGGCGCCTCGGGTTTCCTGCTGAAGGACTCGGAGCCGGCCGAGCTGGTCGCCGGGATCCGCACCGTCGCGGCGGGCGAGGCCATGCTGAGCCCGGCGGTGACCCGCCGGCTGATCGACGCGTTCGCCACCGGCGCCGTCGCCGAGACGCCCGAACCCGATCCGCGCCTCGGCGCCCTCACCCCGCGGGAGCGGGACGTGCTGGCCGGCATCGCGCGGGGCCGCTCCAACGCGGAGATCGGCGAGGAGCTCGGCATCGGCGTCGGCACGGTCAAGACCCACGTCAACGCGCTGCTCGCGAAACTCGGCGTCCGCGACCGGGTGCAGGCCACCATCGTCGCCTACGACGTAGGCCTGGTCCGCCCCCGCTGAACCCGCCCGCCGGGCCGTGCGTCCGGCCTTTGCGACGCCGCTGTCAGGCCGTGAGCGCGGTCGACCGGACAGAATCGAGCGGGTTCCTCAGCCGGCGGTCCAGCGGCGCTCGATGGTGACCAGGGTTCCGGTGGCGGTCGTGGTGACGCGGACGTCGCCGTACGCGTTCATCAGGATCGCGCCCCGGCCCCGGTCACGGGCCGGTGGGCGGGCCCGCCAGCCGCCGAAGTCCTGGACCTCGATCCGGACCAGGCCGCCGGAGACCCGCAGGCGCAGGTGCACCTCCGGGCGGCTCGGCCGCTGGGCGTGCTCGACCGCGTTGTTGATCGCCTCGGTGGCGGCCACCTGCAGGTCGTAGAGCAGGTCCTCGTCGACGGCGTCGCCCTGCAGCGCGGCCTGCAGGTCCCGGCGGGCGGCGGCGGACGCCCCCGGGCCCAGCGGGTAGGTCCACGCGGTCTCCACCTCCGGCAGGCTGACGTCGCCCGCGGCGGCAACCGGGTCCCGGCGGATCACCACCACCGCTATGTCGTCGTGCTGCGGGCGCGGCACGTCGCCGAGCACCGCGTCGACCAGAGCGGTCAGCGGGGTGCCCGCGGTGAACTCCCGATGCACGCGCGCGCCCAGCCGGGTGAGGCCCTCGTCGATCGACTTCGGGAAGTCCTCCACCAGCCCGTCGGTGAAGAGCAGCAACTGACCACCGGGTTCCAGGCTGCCGGTGTTCTGCCGGTAGTGGGCCCGGGTGAGGCCGAGCGGCGGCCCGATCAGGCCGGTGAGCTGGCTGGTCGGTGCGCCGGGCGCGGAGGCCACAGGTGTCGGGTGACCGGCGCTGCACCACGTGAAAGCGCCGGTCCGCGGGTCGATCCGGATCACCAGCAGGGTCGCGAAGAGCGGCGTGTGCAGGCGGCCCACGAGCGTGGCCACCCGTCCGATCACGTGCGCCGGCGCCGGGTTCTCGACCAGGTACGCCCGGACCGCGTTACGGATCTGCCCGGTGGTGACGGCCGCGCCGAGACCGTGCCCGGCCACGTCGCCGATGCTCACCACGAGCGAGCCGTCGGCGGCCTCGGCCACGTCGTACCAGTCGCCGCCGACCCGGCCGGACGCCGGCCGGTACGCGGTGTGCACGTCCCACCCGTCCAGGGCCGGCACGCTCTCCGGCAGCACGGCCTGCTGCAGCGTGACGGTCATCTGCTGCTCGTGCTCCAGCTGCCAGCTGCTCTGGGTGAGCGACGCCAGCATGTCGGCCAGCGGGGTGAGGATGCTGCGGGCCTGCTCACTGGGCGGGTTGGCCGGGTCGATCCGCACGGTGATGGTGCCCAGGACCGTACCCTCGTGGGCGGTGATCTCGACCTCGACGGACTCGCCCGGCGCGCCCTCGTCGTCGTCGCCGTCGGCGGCGGCGAACCGCAGCTCCGGGCGGCGGCGGCCACCCCGCAGCACGGTGACCGCCGACAGGCCGCCCAGCATCGCGCGTGCCTGATCGGTAGCGGTCTGGAACGCCTCCTCCAGGGCACGGCCGGACGCGATCACGGCGGCCGTGTCGGCGAGCGCGGTCATCTGCCGGCTGTGCGTGGCCCGGACGCTCGCCATCTCCAGCAGGTTACGGATCCGGGCGATCAGCTCCTGGGCGTGGAACGGCTTGACCACGTAGTCGTCCGCGCCCGCGGCCAGGCCCTCCACCCCGGACTCCTGACCGGCCCGGGCGGAGAGCATCACCACCGGCAGGCCGCGAGTCGCCTCGTCCCCGCGCAGCTTGCGGACCAGGGCGAACCCGTCCAGGCGCGGCATCATCACGTCGGTGATCAGCAGATGCGGCCGGTCCCGGCGGATCGCGCGCAGGGCGGCCTCGCCGTCCGCGGCGGTCAGCACCTGCCAGCCCTCGGCGGTCAGCAGTCGGGACAGGTAGGCGCGCATGTCGCTGTTGTCGTCGGCGACCAGGATCCGGATCCCACCGGCCGGCGTCACGTCGTCGTCGCCGCCCTCGTCGGCCAGCCAGCCGGCGGTCTCCACGGCGGCGGCCCGCGCGGCGGCGAGCGGCTCCGGCGCGGGCTCCAGCGGCGGGGCGCCGGCCGGCCGCACCGCGCTCCACGGCAGCACCACGGTGAACGTGGTGCCCTCGCCGGGCGCGCTCGTCACCTCCACGTCGCCGCCGGCCAGCCGGGTCAGCTCGCGGACCAGGGCCAGGCCGATGCCGGTGCCCTCGTGGCTGCGCGAACGCGCGCCGCGGATCCGGTGGAACCTGTCGAACAGGCGGGGCAGCTCGGCCGCGTCGATGCCGATGCCGGTGTCCGCCACGGACAGCCGGACCGCGGTGGCGTCCGACGACAGGGTCACCCGGATCTCGCCGACGAAGGTGAACTTGAGGGCGTTGGAGAGCAGGTTCGTGACGATCCGCTCCCAGTGGCCGGGGTCCACCGCGACCGGTCCGGGCAGCGCCGCGCAGTCCACCACCAGGCGCAGACCGGTGCGCTCGATCGCCGCCCGGAACACGCCGGCCAGGTCCCGGGTGTACCGGGCCAGGTCCAGCGTGCGCGGCTGGGTGCCGGACCGTCCCGAGCCGATGCTGGAGAACGTGAGCAGCTCGTTGACCAGGGAGAGCAGCCGGGTGGCGCTGCGCCAGGCGGTGTCGACGCGGTCGCGCTGCGCGGGCCCGAGCGGTTGGTCGCGGTCGGCGAGCGCGTCGGCCAGGGGGCCGAGCATCAACGTCAGCGGGGTACGGAACTCGTGGCTCACGTTCGTGAAGAAGTCCGTCTTCACCCGGTCCAGCTCGACCAGCGCCGCCGCCCGGTCACGTTCCTCCTGGTACGCCTGCGCGGTGCGGAGGGCGACCCCGATCTGCTGGGCCAGCAGAGTCAGGAACGACCGGTACGTGTCGTCGAGCGCCCGGCTCGGACTGACCCCGGTGAGCAGCACCCCACCGGGCAGGGGTTGAGCGAGCGACGCCCGTACCGGATCGCCGAAGGCGCCACCGGTGAGCGTGAGCCGGTCGCCCAGGTCTCCCACCACGGTGATCTCCCCGCCGGCCGCGGCACGCAGCCCCCAGGGATCGCCGGCATCGCCGTTCAGCGCGACCTGGCCGTCCAGCGCGACCTGGCCGTCCAGCGCGACCTGCGCCGGCAGGTCCACGGCGGCCGCGCCGACCAGCGTCTGCCGCCGCAGCACACCGCCGTCCCGCAGGTAGATCGCGGCGAACGGAACGTCCAGCTGATGCCTGCCGAGCACCTCGCCGAGCCGCGCGCAGGTCTGCTCGACGCCGGCCGTCCCGTCCCCGCCGGGCAGCGCGAGATCGTGCAGCAGCCGCAGCCGGCGCTCACCGACGACCTGCTCGGTCACCTCGCTGCACACGGTCAGCACACCGACCGTGACGCCGTCGTCGTCGCGGGCCGGCGCGTGCGAGACGCTGAAATACGCCTCCTCGCGGTACCCGGAGCGGTCCAGCAGCAGCTGCAGCGCCGGCACCCAGCTCGCCACGCCGGTGGCCATCGCCTCCTCGATCAGCGGCCGCAGCACGTCCCAGCCCTCGGCCAGGGTCACCCGCACGTCCCGGCCGAGCGCCGCCGGATGCTTGTCGCCGATCAGTCCCGAGTACGCGTCGTTGTAGAGCTGGACCAGGTCCGGCCCCCAGAGCAGCAGCATCGGGTACCGCGACGAGAGCACGATCCGGACAGCCGCCCGCAGGCTCTGCGGCCAGCGTCCGATCGGCCCCAGATCCGTCGCCGCCCAGTCGATCCGCGCCATCAGGCGGCCGGTCTCGCCGCCGCCGGCGAACACGTCGTCAGCCGGGGTCATCTCACCGCTCAAAGTCGTGCCATTCCCATCCCCGCCCGTTACCCCGTGGCTGGACTCTCGCACACCACTGCGCGATAGTGCCTCGCCAGGGTCGTACCTCGTCCACCAGCCGGGTATGTTGCCCCGGAGCAACGAGACCACGGCTGGAAGGAATGCATGGCGGACGACGACGGGCAGCGGCTCGCCGCACTGCTGCGTACCGGTCTGGATGCGGTGGCAGATCCGATGTTCGACAGGTTCGCGTCCATGGTGCGGACCGTGCTCGGCGTGCCGGTGGCGCTCGTCTCACTCGTCGACGCGGACCGGCAGTTCTTCCCCGGAGCCTGCGGGCTCGGCGACCCCTGGGCGCAGAAGCGCGAGACCCCGCTGAGCCACTCGTTCTGCAAGCACGTGGTGGACGCCGCGCAGCCGCTGATCGTCACCGACGCCCGGGTCGACCCGCGGGTGCGGGACAACCTCGCCATCGAGGACCTGGGCGTGGTCGGCTACGCCGGAATGCCGGTCGTCGACGCCGACGGGCAGGTGCTCGGGTCGCTCTGCGCGATCGACCACGAGCCGCGCCGGTGGACCGAGCAGGAGCTGTCGGCGCTCTCCGACCTGGCGGCCGCCTGCTCCGACAGCCTCCAGCTGCGGATCGCGTCGTACCAGGCGTCGGACCGCGCCGAACTGGTCGCCGAGCGGAGCCGCCTGCTGCTGCGGGCCAGCATCGCGCTCGGCGCCGCGGCCACCTCCGACCAGGTGGTCGACACGGTACGGGATCTGGTCATCGGCACGCTGGACCCGGCGTACGTCGGGGTCTCCTGGCTGGAGACCGGCGGCCTGATCCAGCTGGCGTCCGGCCGGCTGCTCCCGCCCGACCTCGCGGAACACTGGGCGACGTACGGCACCGAGGTCCGCACCCCCTCCGGGCTGGCCGCGCGCAGCGGGCGCACCGTTGTCCTGCCCGACCTTGCCGCGGTGGCCGAGCAGACGCCGGACGCGCTGGACACGTTCCACCGGATGCAGTGGCAGGCCGCGGTCAGCGTGCCGCTGCCCGGAGCGGGTGGCCCGATCGGGGCGCTGACGTTCTGCTGGAAACAGCGGTACACCCCCGGCGACGCCGAGCACGCCGTGCTGACGGCGCTCGCCGGGTACGTCTCTCAGGCGCTGCAGCGGGCCAGTGCATACGACGACCGGCGCACCGCCGCAGAGACGATGCAGAAGGCACTGCTCAGCCCGCTGCCCGCGCTCGACCACGTGCGGCTGGTGGCACGGTACGCCCCGGCGAACCGCGCCGACCTGGTCGGCGGGGACTGGTACGACGCGGTCCGCCTCGACGACACCCGGATGGCCGTGGTGATCGGCGACGTGGCGGGACACGGCGTGACGGCGGCCGCGACCATGGGCCACTACCGGAGCATGCTGCGGGCGCTGCTGGTCGACAGGTACGACTACCCGTCCGTGCTGCTGTCCCGTTTCGAGCGGGCGGCAAAACTGCTCGGGGTGGGTGGGATGGCCACCGTGCTGGTCGCCTACCTCACCGCCGAGCCGGACGGGGGGCACACGCTGACCTGGGCTAACGCCGGACACATCCCGCCGACGCTGGTGCTGCCGGACGGGACGGTCAGCCAGCTGCCCAACGGGGGGCCGCTGCTCGGCGGGCTGCGCGGGGTGACGCGGCGGACACATACCCGGGCGCTGCCCGCGGGGAGCCGGTTGGTGCTCTACACCGACGGGCTGATCGAGACCCGGACGTTCCCCATCGACGACGGCATCGACCACCTGCATCGCGTGATCACGGATCGTCCGGGGGCGGGCCTGGACGAGCTGGCCGACGCGTCGATGGCGATCATCGCACCGGGCGAGCGCGAGGACGACGCCTCCCTCCTACTGATCGAAACCCTGACCCCACAGCCCCCTGGGTGACGGTCCCGCCCCTCGCCCCCGTCCGCAGTTCGCCAGCCAGCGCGCGCAGTCGACTTCTGTGGATCAGCTGGTCCGGCCGGCTCTCAGCGCTGTCCAAGGTGCTGCCGACAGCACTGTCAACCAGCTCGTGTCGTCCGGCTGGTCAACAATGCTGTCGGCCGTCCGTTTTGTGAACGCTGAGAACCAGCCCGCCCCGCCCATTCCAAGATCTGGCGACGCGAATGCCGCCGATCATCCGGCGGCGCGGGTGCCGCGCCGATCTCGTCGCCGGCGGCGCGAGTGTCCGCGCCGATCTCGTTCACGGCGGCGAGCGTGCCCGCGCCGATCTCGCCGCCTCCCGGGTGGTGACGGCTAGCGGAAGTGACCGGCGGGGAGGAACTGCTCGGGGCGCAGTGCCCGAGCCGTAATCCTGGTGTCGCCGATCCACCCGTAGAACCCCTGGTCGTACGCCAGATCGAACGACGTCCCACCGAGCGTGAACGGCCTCCCCACCGTCGCCACCCCGCGCGCCGCCTGTGACGGATTACGGGCGATCTTCGAGCCGTTCACCCACACGACGCTGCGCTTCCCGTCGTTGACGATCGCCACGTGATGCCAGACGCCGACCGGCAGGGCGTGGCTCCACGATGTCGGATTGTGATCACCCTCGGCGGTGTAGAGCACATACTGCAGGAACCGCTCCGGCGACAGGTTCAGGCTGCACGTCGGCTCCAGCGGCGACCACCCACTGTGTTTGCCCGCGTCCCCGGCGCGGCCCTCCCAGCTGAAGACGCCCATCCAGGAATGGTTCCCGGTGAACGGCGACGGCAGCTTCAGGAACGTCTCGAACGTGTACCCGTTCATGAAGGTGGCGCTGTTCAGCGGCGCCCCCGGGGCGGTCTGCAGCAGCGCGCCCCGGTTCGGGCCGCCGTCGAAGCGGAGACTCGCGTGGGCCGGCGCGCCCCGATGGTGGTCGGCTGCCACGGTGAGCACGTCGGCGCCGCTGCCCGCGAGACGCCGTACCACGAGGTCGTTGCCCTTGCCGGAGAGATCGGCCACGACGGCGCCGTCGCTGACCGCCTGGCCTGCCGTGTCGAACCGCCAGTAGGCGGCGGTGTGCCGGTCGACCACGCGGGCCGCCGGGCGCGGCGCGGGAAGCGCCGGTGGCGCGAAGGCGGCGAACCGCTTCTCGAAGTCGATCTCCAGGCTGAACCGGTCGACATCGCCGGTCAGCTCGATCGTCTCCTCGGCGAGGGGGGACTTGCGCTGCAGGAACCACGGCGCGAACGTCTCCACGTCGATCCGGTTGCGCACCAGGTCGAAGCGGTACAGCCGGATCATGGCGGCGCCGCCGTAGTACCGGTCCTGATAGTTGGTGATGTGCACGTGGACGTCGTTGCCGGCGGTGTTGCGCAGCACGGTCCGCCCGGGCGGCCAGTAGTGGCCGTTGAGGGTCAGAAAAATCTGGTCGTTGTCCTTGATCAGCTGGTCCCAAAGGCGCTGACCGTTACTGGACAGGTACGCCTTGCCCGCGTCGTCCCCGTAGGCGAGGTCGTGCGTGGTGACGATCGCGGGCAGCGTGGGGTTCGCCGCCAGGATCGAGCGGGCCCAGGTCAGCCCGCCGTCGGAGATCCGCCAGTCCAGCGCGAGGATCAGCCATTGCCGGCCGCCCGCGGTCAGCCGGTGCGCGCTGTTGTAGCCGTCGGCGGAGGCCCCGAGGTACGTCGCCGCACCGCGGAACCGGTCCGGGCCGAAGACCTTCAGGTACGCCGTGCTGCCCCGCTGATCGTTCGTGCTGGAGCTGACGTCGTGATTGCCGGCGAGCACGCTGTACGGCAGCCGCCCGTCGATCGCCCGGAACGTCGAGCCGGCCAGCGTGATCTCCCGCTCGGTGCCGTGCTCGGTGATGTCGCCGAGGTGCGTCAGGAACGCGACGTTGTCCTCGGCGCGCTGGTCGAGCAGGTACCGGAAGGTGGCCTTCAGCGGCGCCGGGTCGGCGCTGTCGGCGTCGAACAGATACTGGGTGTCCGGCAGCACCGCGATCGAGAACCGGGGGTCGGCCTTGTCGAAACCCCTGGTCGATGCGGTGGCCGGGCTCATGTCGAGGGTGGCGGCGGCGGGCGCGGCGAGCGCGGCCGCGAGCAGGTTCCTTCGTTCCACGAGCAAAGATCATTTATGGGGTGCGGGGACGGCAGGCGACCGCCGGACAAGGAGCAGACAAACGTTCAGAAACCGCTCACCACGGTCTTGCCGATGGCGCTGCCCGCCTCCACGATCGCGTGCGCCTCGCGCAT is part of the Actinoplanes missouriensis 431 genome and encodes:
- a CDS encoding SpoIIE family protein phosphatase, which gives rise to MTPADDVFAGGGETGRLMARIDWAATDLGPIGRWPQSLRAAVRIVLSSRYPMLLLWGPDLVQLYNDAYSGLIGDKHPAALGRDVRVTLAEGWDVLRPLIEEAMATGVASWVPALQLLLDRSGYREEAYFSVSHAPARDDDGVTVGVLTVCSEVTEQVVGERRLRLLHDLALPGGDGTAGVEQTCARLGEVLGRHQLDVPFAAIYLRDGGVLRRQTLVGAAAVDLPAQVALDGQVALDGQVALNGDAGDPWGLRAAAGGEITVVGDLGDRLTLTGGAFGDPVRASLAQPLPGGVLLTGVSPSRALDDTYRSFLTLLAQQIGVALRTAQAYQEERDRAAALVELDRVKTDFFTNVSHEFRTPLTLMLGPLADALADRDQPLGPAQRDRVDTAWRSATRLLSLVNELLTFSSIGSGRSGTQPRTLDLARYTRDLAGVFRAAIERTGLRLVVDCAALPGPVAVDPGHWERIVTNLLSNALKFTFVGEIRVTLSSDATAVRLSVADTGIGIDAAELPRLFDRFHRIRGARSRSHEGTGIGLALVRELTRLAGGDVEVTSAPGEGTTFTVVLPWSAVRPAGAPPLEPAPEPLAAARAAAVETAGWLADEGGDDDVTPAGGIRILVADDNSDMRAYLSRLLTAEGWQVLTAADGEAALRAIRRDRPHLLITDVMMPRLDGFALVRKLRGDEATRGLPVVMLSARAGQESGVEGLAAGADDYVVKPFHAQELIARIRNLLEMASVRATHSRQMTALADTAAVIASGRALEEAFQTATDQARAMLGGLSAVTVLRGGRRRPELRFAAADGDDDEGAPGESVEVEITAHEGTVLGTITVRIDPANPPSEQARSILTPLADMLASLTQSSWQLEHEQQMTVTLQQAVLPESVPALDGWDVHTAYRPASGRVGGDWYDVAEAADGSLVVSIGDVAGHGLGAAVTTGQIRNAVRAYLVENPAPAHVIGRVATLVGRLHTPLFATLLVIRIDPRTGAFTWCSAGHPTPVASAPGAPTSQLTGLIGPPLGLTRAHYRQNTGSLEPGGQLLLFTDGLVEDFPKSIDEGLTRLGARVHREFTAGTPLTALVDAVLGDVPRPQHDDIAVVVIRRDPVAAAGDVSLPEVETAWTYPLGPGASAAARRDLQAALQGDAVDEDLLYDLQVAATEAINNAVEHAQRPSRPEVHLRLRVSGGLVRIEVQDFGGWRARPPARDRGRGAILMNAYGDVRVTTTATGTLVTIERRWTAG
- a CDS encoding SpoIIE family protein phosphatase produces the protein MADDDGQRLAALLRTGLDAVADPMFDRFASMVRTVLGVPVALVSLVDADRQFFPGACGLGDPWAQKRETPLSHSFCKHVVDAAQPLIVTDARVDPRVRDNLAIEDLGVVGYAGMPVVDADGQVLGSLCAIDHEPRRWTEQELSALSDLAAACSDSLQLRIASYQASDRAELVAERSRLLLRASIALGAAATSDQVVDTVRDLVIGTLDPAYVGVSWLETGGLIQLASGRLLPPDLAEHWATYGTEVRTPSGLAARSGRTVVLPDLAAVAEQTPDALDTFHRMQWQAAVSVPLPGAGGPIGALTFCWKQRYTPGDAEHAVLTALAGYVSQALQRASAYDDRRTAAETMQKALLSPLPALDHVRLVARYAPANRADLVGGDWYDAVRLDDTRMAVVIGDVAGHGVTAAATMGHYRSMLRALLVDRYDYPSVLLSRFERAAKLLGVGGMATVLVAYLTAEPDGGHTLTWANAGHIPPTLVLPDGTVSQLPNGGPLLGGLRGVTRRTHTRALPAGSRLVLYTDGLIETRTFPIDDGIDHLHRVITDRPGAGLDELADASMAIIAPGEREDDASLLLIETLTPQPPG
- a CDS encoding LamG-like jellyroll fold domain-containing protein — protein: MERRNLLAAALAAPAAATLDMSPATASTRGFDKADPRFSIAVLPDTQYLFDADSADPAPLKATFRYLLDQRAEDNVAFLTHLGDITEHGTEREITLAGSTFRAIDGRLPYSVLAGNHDVSSSTNDQRGSTAYLKVFGPDRFRGAATYLGASADGYNSAHRLTAGGRQWLILALDWRISDGGLTWARSILAANPTLPAIVTTHDLAYGDDAGKAYLSSNGQRLWDQLIKDNDQIFLTLNGHYWPPGRTVLRNTAGNDVHVHITNYQDRYYGGAAMIRLYRFDLVRNRIDVETFAPWFLQRKSPLAEETIELTGDVDRFSLEIDFEKRFAAFAPPALPAPRPAARVVDRHTAAYWRFDTAGQAVSDGAVVADLSGKGNDLVVRRLAGSGADVLTVAADHHRGAPAHASLRFDGGPNRGALLQTAPGAPLNSATFMNGYTFETFLKLPSPFTGNHSWMGVFSWEGRAGDAGKHSGWSPLEPTCSLNLSPERFLQYVLYTAEGDHNPTSWSHALPVGVWHHVAIVNDGKRSVVWVNGSKIARNPSQAARGVATVGRPFTLGGTSFDLAYDQGFYGWIGDTRITARALRPEQFLPAGHFR